In the genome of Streptomyces sp. NBC_00259, the window CCCCGTCCACGCAACGTACTCATACGACCAGCCTAGGCCCGTATGCCGCCCCGCTACGCCGCTGCCGCTCCGCTATGCCGCGCGCATCTCGCGCTCGCCGGCCGACGCCGGGTGGATGTGCGCGCAGGGGCGTGGCGCGCGGGTGCGCCGGCGCCGGAAGGGGCGGGGCAGGGCGAAGGTCACGAAGCCCTCGGCCTGCATCGCGGCGAAGCCGATGCGGGGCAGGTCGCGGGTCTTGCGGAAGACCACGAAACGCGGCTCCCAGCGTGGCCGGAACTTGGCGTTGAACTTGTACAGCGACTCGATCTGGAACCAGCGGGAGAGGAACACCAGCAGTCCCCGCCAGGTGCGCAGGACCGGGCCGGCGCCCAGCTTCTCGCCGCGGGCGAGCGCCGAGCGGAACATCGCGAAGTTCAGCGAGACCCGCTCGATGCCGAGCTTGGGGGAGGCCTGCAGGGCGGCGACGATCAGCAGCTCGTTCATGCCGGGGTCGGCGGAGCGGTCGCGGCGCATCAGGTCCAGGGACATGCCGTCCGCACCCCACGGGACGAAGTGGAGGACGGCCTTCAGATCGCCGTACGGTCCCGGCTCGCCCTCGTCCTTGTGGGCGGTGGCGATCACGCTGTCGCCGTCGGAGGGGTCGCCGATCCTGCCGAGGGCCATGGAGAAGCCGCGCTCGGTCTCGGTGCCGCGCCAGTCCTCCGCGGCCCGGCGTATTCGCTCCAGCTCTCCGTCGGAGAGATCACGGACGCGGCGGACGCGGGTCTCGTAACCGTTGCGCTCGATGCGCTTCACCATCTGGCGCACATTGCGCATCGCGCGCCCGGTGAGCGAGAAATCCGCGACGTCCACCACCGCCTCGTCGCCGAGTTCCAGGGCGTCCAGGCCGGTCTCGCGGGTCCACACCTCGCCGCCGGTCTCGGAGCAGCCCATGACCGCGGGGGTCCAGGAGTGGGCCTTGGCCTCGTCCATGAAGCGCTCGATGGCGCCGGGCCAGGCCTCCACGTCGCCGATCGGGTCGCCGCTGGCGAGCATCACGCCGGAGACGACGCGGTAGGTGACGGCCGCCTTGCCGCTGGGGGAGAAGACGACGCCCTTGTCGCGGCGGAGCGCGAAGTGGCCCAGGGAGTCGCGGCCGCCGTG includes:
- a CDS encoding phosphatidylglycerol lysyltransferase domain-containing protein; this translates as MSVTIDGDKSGLVPDRLRRILSGPRAESVPALVGTACTFIGLIDIAAGVFPRFRHSRMHALAEVLPGALGPFAAALSLSVGVLLLLLAHGLKRHKRRAWRAAVILLPAGAAAQFAYRHSVIGVLLSLTLLALLLRHRGQFAALPDPRSRWKALANFVLMGAGSIILGLVIVSAHPRRVVGSPSLTDRLEHVLFGLFGVEGPVGYEGGVDWTVGYSLGALGLLTAITTIYLAFRPEHPAATLTEDDEAQLRELLARHGGRDSLGHFALRRDKGVVFSPSGKAAVTYRVVSGVMLASGDPIGDVEAWPGAIERFMDEAKAHSWTPAVMGCSETGGEVWTRETGLDALELGDEAVVDVADFSLTGRAMRNVRQMVKRIERNGYETRVRRVRDLSDGELERIRRAAEDWRGTETERGFSMALGRIGDPSDGDSVIATAHKDEGEPGPYGDLKAVLHFVPWGADGMSLDLMRRDRSADPGMNELLIVAALQASPKLGIERVSLNFAMFRSALARGEKLGAGPVLRTWRGLLVFLSRWFQIESLYKFNAKFRPRWEPRFVVFRKTRDLPRIGFAAMQAEGFVTFALPRPFRRRRTRAPRPCAHIHPASAGEREMRAA